ACTTATTTGTTCCTAACTACCATAACTACTTGTTGTCTAGCTACCTACACACGAACCTAATCGTCTGTCCGTTTGCGTATGTATGAGCAACATGCACTGCCATGGTAAGGTCAGCGGTGGCCCGCCATAGCGCGGCAAGCAAGCCAGTACGGTGATACAGCTCGGTCGTTAGAGTTCCGCTTGCGAGCATGTTCGTTAAAGCCGCTTCAAGGTTACTGACCCTAAGAATAAcgcctggtttacattatgccagtaaaTACTAACTGGTGCCAATGACCTCAGTCCATGAAACGCCAGCACTACTGCCTTACTACACTGGCATAATATAAACTCGGCATAATGCcaagtttacattattccactCCGTCGATCGAACACACTCACACAAGCACACAGTGCATTCTtgtgtatttacatttttcagtTGTAATACTGCGATGAGTTCGATCGCTGTaatggaataatgtaaacaggGCATTTCAGCGTACATTGTACGAAAGAATGGGCTTCCGGTACGACaaatacgaaataaatttttcaaatcgccTATAGCTTTATAGTTAAGGGCAAGGACGTGGTCGAAGGTATCCTACAATTCGACTATTGTCATTTCTTTCCTAGCACAAGCTTAGCTAAGTTGGTAAGgttaatagaaatataattaaatttcgaataaataaataaaaaacagctGTGTATGTAAAAGTGACGAACCAATTAGTTGCCTAAACTtgctttgtaaaaattttggtataataaacatttaaaatttgacttGTGAGTAACCACGCAGACGAGAATAtagagtttatatttattgaccAGTTTACATGATTGCTGTCTAGTAAAAACTGTCGAATGGTATATATGACATGACTGAAAAATCGATTGAAAGGATATCGGATCAGTATAGGATCGCCTGGGTAtacccagcagtgggcgttacgaggctgaatggatggatgaattggtattaaaaaatcacatcTGGGTAAAACatgaaatctttatttttatacttctaTGTATATTACGCATCTTATTGATAGaattcacaattttattaatgtattctGGCTCCTtacttattacatattaaGCGTCATCAGAGTCCATGTCTATATTAGATTCCGCCATATTCAATGGTATATTAACTTGACACATATTACTTGGTCCTGGGGTGGAGTCATCACTGACTTGTGTGTCTATTACATATTCAGGATTATACGTATTTCTATATTtccaataagtttttttatttgtatatttcaaaTCGCGGAGTCGACATTTCGTAATCACTCTCTGAATTTCGTCTTGACCTAGTATAGCCTGTTTCGTAGACAATTCTCTTAGCTGCTTCGCAACATGTTTCCCAAACACATCGAATTCATCTTcgtcagtttttattttaggtaaaTCGTATTGCATCTCTTCCACATTACGGACTATCGTAGATAGCTTTGAAATTCTGCTTCTTTTCCTTCGAGGTTCAGCAGGAGGGGCGACAACATTAGAGTCTCCATGGGTAGTATCCTCAGATTGCTCCAAGTGCTCAAATACACTATTGTCTATAAAATATTCCTggaaatcaaatattatttttttagttacaaaTGTTGAGCACAGAACAAGAATGGATAAAATTTCGAAAGAAATGGAACACTAGACGGAgaacaaaaaattatgacCTCTTATTTTGTAGGCAAAGGAAAAGGACCAAGGTACATCATAATATATGTTAGAAAATTGATGATCTATGTCACTTTTAAAGCACTATGCATTAAACTGAAATTAGctgctaataaataaattacttgtcTTAAAATACATACCAGTGGTTTACGCTTCACTATTACATCttttatgaatgaatgaaattcGGGGAACCATTTCATTTTAGGTTCATAAACATTACTTGCACTGGAATCAAGcgatttcttaattttatctaattcAAGATAATAAGTGGAacgaatactttttattttgcttttcaCATCATCAACTGTCAAAGATGGAAGTTGCATTCCTTCGCATATTCTTTCCAAAGCTGATTGGCGCATAGCTCTATCTTTGTAATCTTCAGATGATATGTCCCATAAACaagaattttctttatataacataataaactgTAAGGTTTGGTCTTCAGTTAATTTTTTCATCGTAAAATTCGTTCTTCCCAATCCAGGTAAATAATTCACAAAGCAACACTTTTTTCTGTACAACTGTTCTGTTAGCACTGGAATGTCACTCGATCGACCGCCTACATGATTCCACAGTGCTCGTACTGGATTGAAATCTTGAAAATTCCAGAtaggttatataattttccagTTGTAATCCAGGGCTGGATTCGATCATTGACTGGAATAGTGTAAACTGGTTATTACGTTAATCGATTAAAGTCATAATCATTAACTACATCCATGCAACAGACGTGGAAAGATATAGATATGTAATCGACAGACGTCGAGACATTCCGAGGCCAACCTTGGTACCTCTGCATACGTCATTGACAATGTAATCAATTTATGTACGATAAAATTAAGTACAGCAATAGAATTAGTCATTCAACAATCTTTACAATTTGTAGTTCCCAGTATTTTACATCTCAAGTGGTTAAAAACAGAACAGTCAAATGAAAAGGTATAATAACAGCATTTCAAGTCTATGAAAAACTGcattttacttcttaaaatATGACGCCGATATAAATTCAACATTGGTTCCAAAACTAAACTCCACATTTTCGCTTTTCTCTCACGATTTACTTTTTGTAACAGTACATACAAGTAGCGGACTACTGTGAGAGTTTATTTGCGCCAGATGAGTaacttttaaagataaaatgttgacgactttttaattaatccaCTAAGTAAACGGTTCAAAGGTCACTCCATTAATGTGCATGTTACAAGCTCTCAAAGGCATTCAAGTAAGCAAGGATAAACCATTCCATTCTTAGAATAATAtgcatttactttataatatgttgAATAGGTTTTTAGAAGCAACATCGCACAGCAGAATGTAGTACAGCCTAGCCAGCTACCGGTTAGGTCCGAGGGACCTGCTGACCAAAGTAGGAGTGGTCCTCCGGCATTTTGGGGTTTGTGCGGTAGGTTAACACCCCGCTCACGTAAAAAAAGTtcacaatattgtttttttttttagaatttacgATGCTTCGATTCGACAATTTACCTATTTTTATGTTGCTAAATACCAACGAACATGTCACATATAACTTAGGATAGGCTGCAATACCCtcaatggggacgtatagtgggctgatgatgataaaatatcatttaagtaaaaaaaaaaccataagTAAATAACATTGTATAGAAGTAACGCATAATTACCGTTCCTATAAGtcgtaaataaattactgCAATAGATAATGCAAATGGGATCACGATAAAAACGCATTACTAAgcaaatgtacatttaaaaacgtTAAAGTGAAGTGTACGTGGAAAATTGTAGAGACCATTGTAGATAATCTCAAGAACCATATTCACAGGttctaaatataatagtaatattataaatgcgaatgtttacatgtatggatggatggatgtttgaaggtaactccgtaacggctcaatgaatggatcttgatgaaatttggcacagatgtagaacatagtctggaagaacacataggataccaAGTTTTTTCAATTCCACGAGGACGGATTCGCGGACAACTGTTAGTATCTCATAAATTGACTATTATTAGATACTAGTGTCTAGTATTGCATaagaataaaacatgttttctaTAACTTAAAAGTGCTAATTATTCACCATATGGAAGTGTATGAACAATTGTGTGAAATACGTCATTCAGTTATGGACATGGATAAGTGAACAATTGTTTTGCAATATAGTAAAGTATTGCAAAACAATTGCATGAATCCATTATCCATGTATCACACATAGGGTTGCcgggtcgccaaacctactagccggacagaccagccagtttggccggacatttgggtagaaaggttggacaccctatattatttagaactttgtctcagtattaataggtacactcttaTTTGGGAAATGttaaaagcctaacaaaagccggacaatCGTTTaatttggccggacacgcaatcagaaagcctacctatgtccggctttatccacACGAATGGCAACGCTAATCACACACTAGAGTACCATCAAGGTTTAAAAATGGTCACTTATTAGGTCTTAACTAGTCTGCATTGACTGTaaagtttaaaagttttatttaagtgttttttatcAACAGTTTTTGTATGacattttttaagtataagGTGGTTCATGAACAAACAGACACCTGAAATCAAAATAGTGAAGTGACTGCTGCATGTGTTTGCTTACTTTAAAAGACAGACTCGGAGATGCACAAAAAGTAgttttccccttcctatacaTTCCCTCTACAAATACCCGGAAAATATATTTGCCCTTcttatcctttccttatacaaaagggtggaaaggaaAAGAAAACTAAGATTTGGCCAATGGTGTACACATTTATGAGGAACAGGGAATTACTACCACTTCACacctttctttataattagaataaaataattgtcaaaCCAATACTCTAACGACAACtctaaaaatcatattttagttattcaaGGAGTTTCTTTGTGTCTATTTCTCAATACTAAATTGACACGAACTGACTCCCTAATTACCAATCAAATTTAAGTGAGCGACATTAAGTCAACCTGTTTAACTAACTTTAAGATACAAGTCTACTTTAAGTCTAGATTACTCAATGTACTGACAAACTACACATAAATGTGAAAGAACCTCATAGAGAAAGGTCTCATCATAGGCAAGAGGTGCTGGGGCTTATCAAGGTCCAAGCTCGTGACCTCATCCCCACGGCAGAAACACTTGTGCTCCATTGACATTGTTGGGCACTTCAAATTTATTCAGCTGggaaattatttacttattaataattaaactggcttaaaacaaataataataatacatgaCGAGtattatttcacaataatttcaaactaACTCGTTAATTgcttattgtaacattttaacaaagaaatattaggttaagtattgttttcaaataatgttgaatgtcataatttattattgtacacaataaaaaaaaacagtatcaTTTCAATGACATAACATCAaaccaaaacaaaaaacatgcCTTATATAACTCCATGTTATCTAAAACAATCAGAACGAAATACAAccaacaaaaatttatattaggaCTACttgatactaaataaaatcttacaatataaaattataaaaataacataacttaTGTCCGCAATCCAGGGGGATAGAGACTAACTACAGATCTCCGTTTTGTGCGGTCCGGACACACCTCTCTcacttctacattcatacatctacacATACATGAAAGTTTTAGGTGCTCTTAGTACCATTGTTCTTGAGTATTTCGTCAAACTCTGGCAAATAAGACAGTTGTATTATAATTCATAAACCTATCAGAAACATTACTTTTTGTCTTATGTTTGCATAAAGTAAAGTAACAACTGAACATGATCTGAAATATCTTAATCTATACTTGAGggtattaaatctattttatgcCTTGTCATAAAGTGTAATATAgagatttattattcaattaaaatggattaaatattagtatacCTACTTCATACATCCATTGTTTGTTGAGAATGTAATTatccatttatatatttactttaataactaCATCATCATTTgtgcttaaaaaaaattggatgaAAATTCAACacaaataaagaagaaataataaataaactatcaaaaatgttACCTATACagataataattgtaatatgaTGCAAGACAGCAAggacaagttttttttacaagcttTGAAGTGATTCGTCTTATAAATGgctttatattactaatatctACTCCATGgtaaaatcaaaacattcaaCTTTCAATTTAATCATAGAATGTAAAAGTGAATCACAGTAAGTATTTgggttacttatttttatgcaGCTTGAAAGTTTTCATTTgtcatatttactttaaatccATCACCAGTAAATTCCCATAAATGGTCGACCATAAACCACACATACCTGTCCACATGTACTTTTTTCGCTACATTTCCCTTGATTTCGTAATCAGTTTCACTTCGTACTCTTTTCCTATGTAACCCATCTTCCATTTCAACCTAACAACGAATTACATCGTCAAACGTCACACGAAATCCTCCATAGCCATGTTAAGTGATAATTTAACTTGACGCCATAACCTTCAAGTTTTAAACTAAACTTCAGTGAAGGTCAGATTTACCAATTTAATGTAAGttaatttgaagaaaaacTTGTTTTACCAATTAGATGGATCTTTTGACAGATTTCAAAGCgcaaaataagttaaattttataacgtttAACGTAGacgttataagaaaaaaaaagacgtATGAACATTCTTTAAACGACGCTATGAGGAAGGAAATTAATTACGGTACACTTCCGAGAATACCCTCTTGCGcaacattttattcaatggAAACATACAATCAAAAATTTGGTTCGAAAACGCATTTCTCGCAAACTGAATTTCTTATTTGAATGTACATTATAACTAGACATGTAGTTAGATGTGCTTGGCCAATTTCTAGATGAATCTTCCCGAACAAGAGAACATCGTGTCGTcatgtaaaaaattgtattataataattccCTACGTTTCCTATAAAATACACaagatacaaaaatgtattgattaatcatatgaattaaataaaattaatacttacaataaattaaaatgtgaagCAGGAAGTCAACCGAAATAACACTCGCACGTTCAGCAGTTCGCGTGAAAATGTGAAATGACAGAATGACAGCCGGCCggtaaaaaatcaaattcaaaGAGTATGAAAACCTAGAAACAAACAACATAACTGTCAAAGAATAAAAGGTGTAAAACTGGAGGTGACAAGGTCTGAGAAGGTTTAGACAAAGTAACAGTAAGGTTGGACAAAGTTAGAAAGAGTACCTGTTACTTACTTGTATTTTGTGTTTAAGTCTCGTTTTCTAATGCTATTCCTTGTTTCCATTCTAAGATAACATTATTTCGTCTCTCCTATTAAACTAAGGTTTAACAGTATGTAGTTTTCCCTGTTAGTTACCAGATGGCGGTATTTCAAACTGCAGTATTTaccgaataaaaatatttacaaaccactttataaaataatatttactagctgatgcacgcgactctaattataaaaatgcaaatgtttagatggatggatggatgtttgaaggtatctccggaacggttcaacggatcttgatgaaacttttctcagatgtagaacatagtctggaagaataaactggctacttattacgttttgtCTTGATtctgcgcagacggagtcgcgggcgagtAATATATGATATACATTAAATATGCAGATGTTTGTAAGTTGATTTAGAAGACAGAAGCTGTTCTGCCGAGTGACCTTACACAAAAAGAGATAATTGCATAATGATGACAATTGGTTTTAACTCTATAATGAggtaaaattatcattaattatttgattaggAGCACTATATAGCCTACAGGAGCAGTTGCCCGTGAGCATGGCGTCCATATCCCGGTTGCGCTCAAACAATGGTATTTTTACAGTGTTTAACGGCCACGTTGCCTTGACGAATAATCCAATGGAGCCTCGGGGCGTAATAATGTCCTCCAGTTTACGCCCCTACCATTTGTTATCATTCAAGAGATTACATGTTAGATTTATTACGATTCTTGATACTGAAAATTAGACAATAACTGCATGTTTATGtctgatttgttttattatctcAAGATGGACAAACCCGATTTACATCAACATCCTTAGCAGTATCCGATCTCTTGTCTTTTTTATCATATGTTTTATTGCATTGTTAATATTGCGTACATTTGAGAAAATAATGACACCAAAACTGTCATCTTGGAGTTGTTGCGTATTGAAGATAttggaaaaattatattcgtaACTTCcacatttaaatttcttagtaGGGGTAATGTCTGTGGGAGGGTAGCCCTAAATCTGAGTCTAATGCGCTCGTTTGACCGCTAACTGATTTGGACCGGAACACtttattactgttaaatttattttattaccatttTCCTGGTTTTTgctacaagaaaaaaaaaaacagggtCCCCTAACCGTTAAACCTTTGTTTATTGTCATAAGACGGAATTCTTCTTTCAGATATCATGACTTCTAAGTAAGAAATTGAACAAAATACGTTACGAGtttgttataaatgaaaattgttagAATGTATTCTTGCTCGCTGGCAGAATGTCGTGTCGCAGTCCGCAGCCGAATAACGCAGTAGAAACAAAGCTTTGACTGAGCTTCGCTCATTTGAAGCTGGAATTTCTTCGATATCCACTTATTCGAATTCTTTCACAATAACGCctgtaattttacttatttcaatttactcgTTGGCATTGTTTTCGCTGCCGCATTATATTTGTTAGTGGTGatactttattgtattttaaatcaaagtattagcatgttaaaaaaatgtttaaatgtgaaaatagAACTAGTTTCTTTTTAGAAGGGACAAATCTGACTTGTAACGATAATTGttagatatataaaagtatagaCAGTGTTCTTAgttcaatattaaatgtacgaggcataatattacattaatagcCGCACTACTAAGTGACGGCTGATTCAATAAAGTTTGTGATGGCATTCCGGCGAAACATTTCACGAACCCTTTCCACTACAAAGTCCGCCGACACTCGCCGATTGATTGGATTTCTCAATGCTAAACTCGACGTGTATTCATTTGCAGAGTGTCAGGGAAAACAAAATCTAAGTGTATTTTACTGTGGGATTCCACTGCCGGAACACACGCAAAAAACCTACAGCCAACTAACTCTTtatgaaaaagacaaaaacattttttgtacagGTGTTTCGACAATGAAAACACACTGTTATACAACGATATAGCTTATTCTAAAGTTTCCACTAAGCCTTGGTGTGCATTTGACTGTAATGACTAAGTCACTAAGTAACTAAGATGTGCATTTGACTGTAATGACTAAGTTACTAAGTAACTAAGATGTGCATTTGACTGTAATGATTAAGTGACTAAGGTGTGCATATGACTGTAATGACTAAGTCACTAAGTAACTAAGATGTGCATTTGACTGTAATGATTAAGTGACTAAGGTGTGCATATGACTGTAATGACTAAGTCACTAAGTAACTAAGATGTGCATTTGACTGTAATGATTAAGTGACTAAGGTGTGCATATGACTGTAATGACTAAGTCACTAAGTAACTAAGATGTGCATTTGACTGTAATGACTAAGTTACTAAGTAACTAAGATGTGCATTTGACTGTAATGATTAAGTGACTAAGGTGTGCATATGACTGTAATGACTAAGTCACTAAGTAACTAAGATGTGCATTTGACTGTAATGATTAAGTGACTAAGGTGTGCATATGACTGTAATGACTAAGTCACTAAGTAACTAAGATGTGCATTTGACTGTAATGATTAAGTGACTAAGGTGTGCATATGACTGTAATGACTAAGTCACTAAGTAACTAAGATGTGCATTTGACTGTAATGATTAAGTGACTAAGGTGGGCATTTGACTGTAATGACTAAGTCACTAAGTAACTAAGATGTGCATTTGACTGTAATGATTAAGTGACTAAGGTGTGCATTTGACTGTAATGACTAAGTCACTAAGTAACTAAGATGTGCATTTGACTGTAATGACTAAGTCACTAAGTGACTAAGGTGTGCTTTTGACTGTAATGGCAGAATTAGAATATACACTCAATGTATACATTGAAGTGTCTTTGAACACAAGTGCgtatatacataaaacacGTTTTCTGCCGCAGTCTAATTGAACCCAAactcttttacttttaaaacaccGTTTAAGGTCCGACGGTAATGACTTATGAAGTTATTGTATTTCTCGCTTGAATATATCGTTAGTGTGAAGGCGTAATTAATGTGTAACAAGCGTTACGCGATGCAAGCTGCAGCTATTAATTACAGCTCGCAATACAAGCGTCTAATGAGGTCATTAATGCGATGTTAACGCCTATCGCCCAACTGCCAGTTAATAGTTATAAccataaaataactaaattactaattataaacttCAGAAGATTGAAAAAATCGccacataaataacaaaagactCCTCGCCTCATCTTCGGAATAAAGACTTATTCGCTCATAATGATTCCCTGTTATTAAATAACGTAGtcacaaaaaatacaagattaagagaatttttaaaatttaccaacGTCGTCCATTTTACAAAGAAGTAAGACGAAAATGTCACAAGCTGGTTTTGCAGCGCTGCTTTTACAAAaggtataacaataaatagcACTGAAGCGCTTGTTTAGTGCTGAAGTGCGCTTTACTTTTATGGACGTATTTTTCTCGTGTAGTATGTGCTATGTaactaaagttaaattatttaagttaatgtCTGATGcagtattataacaaatattttaaagctttaaacactaaacatttttatgtacacTCTTGATGTAAAAttgagaattaaaatatttgctattttttaataacaggCGCTTGAAGCTTCAAAGCTAGGATATTCTGTATTTGGGAATGCGAaaagaagtaaattttataaaatagttttagttttagttgaatatttaatGCTGGTACTGTTCATGGCCTTGCTTGCCATGACAATTCTATATAACTAATTAAGAGATGTCCGAAACAAACAAAGCAATTGCCACCGATAAAGTGGCGGTTAAAAGTTGTACTGAGGACGTACAATGAACAATGTAGCATCAGATAGGGCGCTCAATTACCCCCTCTATTGTTGGAGTAAACAACCTCATGCCTTTTGTTCTGgcaaattagttttatttatgttagcTTCGAGTTGGGGTTGTGAGGAAAAGTGAATTATGATTTATGAAATTCACTTTTATTGTTGCAGATAAATTGGTTTACAAATTGATCTTAGATGTACTGAAACATTACGAAATAAAgtgagaaatttaaaaattattaaagtagacagggaaattaaacaaaaacttaccATATGTCCCTTATGACAACTTTAACGGGGGATGGTAGTTGTTTTCAAACAGCCGAATTTAATTTGCCAAAAGTAGTAAGAAGTTTTACTTAAAAGCTAGAAACGTACAAAAATCTAAAccgtattaaaaatgtattgataataattatagaaacaatttttttaatatcctaCTACCATCAAATGCCCTTTCTTTTCCGGGTGGCAAAatctgtgtgtgtgttttttcttctaaattaGGGCCAATGTCAACATTTGTgtgatgtttatttgtaacagTTTCGTACTATGTCGATGTCTAATTGAAGCCACGGCGAATTTGCCGCTTGAAGAAGTCGCTACGGAGTTCAGTGTTTGTGCTCGAACcatgaaattaattagtattgtaatataaatgacaATGTTGCCATGttgatagaatttttttattaattaattaatatatttattattacataaaaaagaacaaacttAGCCTAGGATTACATGTTTCTACTTCTATAATAACTTAAGGTAGGTTTATAATTCATATTAACTAAtcgtacataattttttttattattataatgtatttaaccACAAGTTTGTTCTGCTGTTATGTCTGTTTATATATCGAAAAAATCTGGAT
This sequence is a window from Papilio machaon chromosome 3, ilPapMach1.1, whole genome shotgun sequence. Protein-coding genes within it:
- the LOC106719725 gene encoding uncharacterized protein LOC106719725 → MKKLTEDQTLQFIMLYKENSCLWDISSEDYKDRAMRQSALERICEGMQLPSLTVDDVKSKIKSIRSTYYLELDKIKKSLDSSASNVYEPKMKWFPEFHSFIKDVIVKRKPLEYFIDNSVFEHLEQSEDTTHGDSNVVAPPAEPRRKRSRISKLSTIVRNVEEMQYDLPKIKTDEDEFDVFGKHVAKQLRELSTKQAILGQDEIQRVITKCRLRDLKYTNKKTYWKYRNTYNPEYVIDTQVSDDSTPGPSNMCQVNIPLNMAESNIDMDSDDA